In one window of Nocardiopsis aegyptia DNA:
- a CDS encoding M16 family metallopeptidase — protein MSSAPIAAEQDPGTTVTLLEPDGGSGLVRRTVLPGGLRVVTENIPGGRSAAFGISATTGSRDEDSAHAGSAHFLEHLLFKGTRTRSALEISALLDGVGADHNAYTTKEHTCYYAKVLDRDLPLAIDVVGDMVANSVLDEGEVETERGVILEEIAMYEDEPADLVDDVFAEHFFGDTPLGRPILGTIDSIRALPRERIAEQYRDAYVPSELIVTAAGSLDHDAVVEQVRAMFADQLAAAGDARPVGPRVGGGPVAVNGGTVVTSRDTEQAHIILGSEGLPRTDPRWHALRLLGAALGGGMSSRLFQEVREKRGLAYAVHAYHTAYADTGTFQVYAGCLPEKADEVIGVCRDELAKVAASGIDAEELARAKGQIQGTWVLGSEGTNARMSRLLAHELSHPRHFSIDDDLALFDAVTEKDVAEVAADLLTRPRALAVIGPYDESRRFGRP, from the coding sequence ATGAGCTCTGCCCCCATCGCCGCCGAGCAGGACCCCGGCACCACCGTGACGTTGCTGGAGCCGGACGGCGGCTCCGGTCTCGTGCGGCGCACGGTGCTCCCCGGCGGTCTGCGCGTGGTCACCGAGAACATCCCGGGCGGCCGGTCCGCGGCCTTCGGGATCTCCGCGACCACCGGCTCGCGCGACGAGGACTCCGCGCACGCGGGGTCGGCGCACTTCCTGGAGCACCTGCTGTTCAAGGGGACGCGGACCCGCTCGGCGCTGGAGATCTCCGCGCTGCTGGACGGTGTCGGCGCCGACCACAACGCCTACACCACCAAGGAGCACACCTGCTACTACGCCAAGGTGCTCGACCGGGACCTGCCGCTGGCCATCGACGTCGTCGGTGACATGGTGGCCAACTCGGTGCTGGACGAGGGCGAGGTGGAGACCGAGCGCGGCGTGATCCTGGAGGAGATCGCCATGTACGAGGACGAGCCCGCCGACCTGGTCGACGACGTCTTCGCGGAGCACTTCTTCGGCGACACCCCGCTGGGCCGCCCGATCCTGGGCACCATCGACTCCATCCGCGCGCTGCCCCGCGAGCGGATCGCCGAGCAGTACCGGGACGCCTACGTGCCCTCCGAGCTGATCGTCACCGCCGCGGGCAGCCTCGACCACGACGCGGTCGTGGAGCAGGTCCGCGCGATGTTCGCCGACCAGCTCGCCGCGGCGGGCGACGCCCGCCCGGTCGGGCCGCGCGTGGGCGGGGGCCCGGTGGCCGTCAACGGCGGCACCGTGGTGACCTCCCGCGACACCGAGCAGGCGCACATCATCCTGGGTTCGGAGGGCCTGCCGCGCACCGACCCGCGCTGGCACGCGCTGCGCCTGCTGGGCGCGGCCCTGGGCGGCGGCATGTCGTCGCGCCTGTTCCAGGAAGTGCGCGAGAAGCGCGGCCTGGCCTACGCGGTGCACGCCTACCACACGGCCTACGCGGACACCGGCACGTTCCAGGTCTACGCCGGTTGCCTGCCGGAGAAGGCCGACGAGGTCATCGGCGTCTGCCGGGACGAACTCGCCAAGGTGGCCGCCTCGGGGATCGACGCCGAGGAACTGGCCCGCGCCAAGGGCCAGATCCAGGGCACCTGGGTGCTGGGCAGCGAGGGCACCAACGCCCGGATGAGCCGCCTGCTCGCCCACGAGCTGAGCCACCCCCGCCACTTCTCGATCGACGACGACCTGGCGCTGTTCGACGCCGTGACGGAGAAGGACGTGGCCGAGGTCGCCGCCGACCTGCTGACGCGCCCGCGCGCCCTGGCGGTCATCGGCCCGTACGACGAGTCGCGTAGGTTCGGGCGCCCATAA
- a CDS encoding polyribonucleotide nucleotidyltransferase → MEGAYSAEAVIDNGKFGTRTIRFETGRLAQQAAGSAMVYLDDETVVLSATTASKRPKENLDFFPLTVDVEERMYAAGRIPGSFFRREGRPSEDAILTCRLIDRPLRPSFKKGLRNEIQVVETILALHPEHLYDVVAINAASMSTQISGIPFSGPIGGVRVALIEGQWVGFPTHGELENATFDMVVAGRVLDDGDVAIMMVEAESTPRTLKLVAEGAVGPNEQTVAEGLDAAKPFIKVLCKAQQAVAEQSSREVAEFPIFLDYEEDAYTAVQAAVREDLAKALTIADKQEREAELDRVKAAAGEKLAEDFEGREKEVGAAFRSLSKQLMRERVLRDQVRIDGRGPKDIRSLSAEVGVLPRVHGSALFERGETQILGVTTLNMLRMEQMVDTLNPDKTKRYMHNYNFPPYSTGETGRVGSPKRREIGHGALAERALLPVLPSREEFPYAIRQVSEALGSNGSTSMGSVCASTMSLMAAGVPLKEMVSGIAMGLISEGDQFITLTDILGAEDAFGDMDFKVAGTRELITALQLDTKLDGIPAEQLAIALQQARGARLAILDVMREAIETPAEMSPNAPRILTVKVPTDKIGEVIGPKGKMINSIQDDTGADITIEDDGTIYIGAVDGPSAEAARDTINQIANPTMPEVGDRYLGTVVKTTTFGAFVSLLPGKDGLLHISQIRKLHGGKRIENLDDVIGIGEKIQVEIREIDDRGKLSLVPVEVVESEAAASAPAPEASDEAPADDDKGGESDAPRRRRRRSSGGRSENT, encoded by the coding sequence ATGGAGGGCGCTTACTCGGCCGAAGCCGTCATCGACAACGGCAAGTTCGGCACCCGTACCATCCGCTTCGAGACCGGCCGCCTCGCCCAGCAGGCCGCCGGATCGGCCATGGTGTACCTGGACGACGAGACCGTCGTCCTGTCCGCCACGACCGCCTCGAAGCGGCCCAAGGAGAACCTCGACTTCTTCCCCCTGACGGTGGACGTCGAGGAGCGCATGTACGCCGCGGGCCGCATCCCCGGCTCGTTCTTCCGGCGTGAGGGCCGTCCCTCCGAGGACGCCATCCTCACCTGCCGCCTGATCGACCGGCCGCTGCGCCCGTCGTTCAAGAAGGGCCTGCGCAACGAGATCCAGGTCGTCGAGACGATCCTGGCCCTGCACCCCGAGCACCTGTACGACGTCGTCGCGATCAACGCCGCCTCGATGTCCACGCAGATCTCCGGGATCCCCTTCTCCGGCCCGATCGGCGGCGTGCGCGTCGCCCTGATCGAGGGCCAGTGGGTGGGCTTCCCGACCCACGGCGAGCTGGAGAACGCCACCTTCGACATGGTGGTCGCCGGCCGCGTCCTGGACGACGGCGACGTCGCCATCATGATGGTCGAGGCCGAGTCCACGCCGCGCACCCTGAAGCTGGTCGCCGAGGGCGCCGTCGGCCCCAACGAGCAGACCGTGGCCGAGGGCCTCGACGCCGCCAAGCCCTTCATCAAGGTGCTGTGCAAGGCCCAGCAGGCCGTCGCCGAGCAGTCCAGCCGCGAGGTCGCCGAGTTCCCGATCTTCCTCGACTACGAGGAGGACGCCTACACCGCCGTCCAGGCCGCCGTCCGGGAGGACCTGGCCAAGGCTCTGACCATCGCGGACAAGCAGGAGCGCGAGGCCGAGCTGGACCGCGTCAAGGCCGCCGCCGGCGAGAAGCTGGCCGAGGACTTCGAGGGTCGCGAGAAGGAGGTCGGCGCCGCCTTCCGCTCGCTGAGCAAGCAGCTCATGCGCGAGCGCGTGCTGCGCGACCAGGTCCGGATCGACGGCCGCGGCCCCAAGGACATCCGTTCGCTGAGCGCCGAGGTCGGCGTCCTGCCGCGGGTGCACGGTTCGGCCCTCTTCGAGCGCGGTGAGACCCAGATCCTGGGCGTCACCACGCTCAACATGCTGCGCATGGAGCAGATGGTTGACACGCTCAACCCTGACAAGACCAAGCGCTACATGCACAACTACAACTTCCCGCCGTACTCCACCGGTGAGACCGGCCGGGTGGGCTCGCCCAAGCGGCGCGAGATCGGGCACGGCGCCCTCGCCGAGCGCGCCCTGCTGCCGGTCCTGCCGTCCCGCGAGGAGTTCCCGTACGCCATCCGGCAGGTGTCCGAGGCGCTGGGCTCCAACGGCTCCACCTCGATGGGCTCGGTCTGCGCGTCCACCATGTCCCTGATGGCGGCCGGCGTGCCCCTCAAGGAGATGGTGTCGGGCATCGCCATGGGCCTGATCAGCGAGGGCGACCAGTTCATCACGCTGACCGACATCCTGGGCGCCGAGGACGCGTTCGGCGACATGGACTTCAAGGTCGCCGGTACCCGTGAGCTCATCACGGCCCTGCAGCTGGACACCAAGCTCGACGGCATCCCCGCCGAGCAGCTGGCGATCGCGCTGCAGCAGGCCCGCGGCGCCCGCCTGGCGATCCTCGACGTCATGCGCGAGGCCATCGAGACCCCGGCCGAGATGAGCCCCAACGCTCCGCGCATCCTGACGGTCAAGGTCCCGACCGACAAGATCGGCGAGGTCATCGGCCCGAAGGGCAAGATGATCAACTCGATCCAGGACGACACCGGCGCCGACATCACGATCGAGGACGACGGCACCATCTACATCGGTGCCGTGGACGGTCCGTCCGCCGAGGCCGCGCGGGACACGATCAACCAGATCGCGAACCCGACGATGCCCGAGGTCGGCGACCGCTACCTGGGCACCGTCGTCAAGACGACGACGTTCGGCGCGTTCGTGTCGCTGCTGCCCGGCAAGGACGGCCTGCTGCACATCTCGCAGATCCGCAAGCTGCACGGCGGCAAGCGGATCGAGAACCTCGACGACGTCATCGGCATCGGCGAGAAGATCCAGGTCGAGATCCGCGAGATCGACGACCGCGGCAAGCTGTCGCTGGTGCCCGTCGAGGTCGTGGAGTCCGAGGCGGCGGCCTCCGCCCCGGCCCCCGAGGCCTCCGACGAGGCTCCGGCCGACGACGACAAGGGCGGCGAGTCCGACGCCCCGCGCCGCCGTCGCCGCCGCAGCTCGGGCGGGCGTTCCGAGAACACCTGA
- a CDS encoding sigma-70 family RNA polymerase sigma factor encodes MPVTHVHDDLEHLAASARTGSRTALEDLVRRTRPDVARYIARRVPQDRVEELTQETYLRVLGGLRRYSGRAPVRAWLLAIARNTVVDRYRSDAARPDCVGGTDWELVPASPERFDEYLALRGLLDALSPERRQAFVLTQVEGCTYEETARLVGAPVGTIRSRVARARSDLLSFLAPSQARPRIRGAE; translated from the coding sequence ATGCCCGTCACCCACGTACACGACGACCTCGAACACCTGGCGGCCAGCGCCCGCACGGGATCGCGCACCGCGCTGGAGGACCTGGTCCGGCGGACCAGACCCGACGTGGCCCGCTACATCGCGCGCAGAGTGCCGCAGGACCGGGTCGAGGAACTCACCCAGGAGACCTACCTGCGCGTCCTCGGAGGCCTGCGGCGCTACTCCGGACGCGCCCCCGTCCGCGCCTGGCTGCTCGCCATCGCCCGCAACACCGTCGTCGACCGCTACCGCAGCGACGCCGCCCGCCCCGACTGCGTCGGCGGCACCGACTGGGAGCTCGTCCCGGCCTCGCCGGAGCGCTTCGACGAGTACCTGGCACTGCGCGGCCTGCTCGACGCGCTCAGCCCGGAACGGCGACAGGCGTTCGTGCTCACCCAGGTCGAGGGGTGCACCTACGAGGAGACCGCCCGCCTGGTCGGAGCCCCGGTCGGCACCATCCGCTCCCGGGTCGCCCGCGCCCGGAGCGACCTGCTCTCTTTTCTGGCGCCCTCGCAAGCTCGGCCGCGCATTCGGGGCGCCGAGTAG
- a CDS encoding Dyp-type peroxidase, with protein MSERRPLSDRFSRRGLLLGGAAAGIGAAGATVAHRLVGEEPVPANAAPPVHGTRTVAFHGPRQAGVETPPQAHACFVALDLESGVDAEGVGRLLRLLSDDAARLGAGEAPLADTEPELAAVPARLTTTFGFGPGLVERVDPGAVPTWLAPLPEFDHDDLRPEWGQADLLLQVCADDPVTVSHAARMLVKDARAFARVAWTQTGFRRAHGSQPDGTTMRNLMGQVDGSINPRPGTDEFERLVWGSGGPAWLDGGTSLVLRRIATDLDTWDELDRPGREAVIGRRVADGAPLTGGEERDDVDLDATDDSGLPVIPSFAHVRRARTDDPGQRIFRRGYNYDLRDMLDGSGEAGLVFASFQADPVRQFVPIQQRLDELDLLNEWVTAVGSAVFAIPPGCEEGDYVGRSLVEG; from the coding sequence ATGAGCGAGCGCAGACCGCTCTCCGACCGGTTCTCGCGGCGCGGGCTGCTCCTGGGCGGCGCCGCGGCGGGCATCGGCGCCGCCGGGGCGACCGTCGCCCACCGGCTGGTCGGGGAGGAACCCGTTCCCGCGAACGCGGCGCCGCCGGTCCACGGCACGCGGACGGTCGCCTTCCACGGCCCGCGCCAGGCCGGGGTGGAGACCCCTCCCCAGGCACACGCCTGCTTCGTCGCCCTGGACCTGGAGTCCGGTGTGGACGCCGAGGGCGTGGGCCGACTCCTGCGGCTGCTCAGCGACGACGCCGCCCGCCTGGGCGCCGGTGAGGCGCCCCTGGCCGACACCGAACCCGAACTCGCCGCGGTCCCCGCACGGCTCACGACGACCTTCGGGTTCGGCCCCGGACTCGTGGAACGCGTCGACCCCGGCGCCGTCCCCACCTGGCTGGCCCCGCTGCCCGAGTTCGACCACGACGACCTGCGCCCGGAGTGGGGCCAGGCCGACCTGCTGCTCCAGGTGTGCGCCGACGACCCGGTCACGGTCTCGCACGCGGCGCGGATGCTGGTCAAGGACGCGCGCGCGTTCGCCCGCGTGGCATGGACCCAGACGGGGTTCCGGCGGGCCCACGGCTCACAGCCCGACGGCACCACCATGCGCAACCTCATGGGGCAGGTGGACGGCAGCATCAACCCGCGGCCGGGGACGGACGAGTTCGAGCGGCTGGTGTGGGGCTCCGGCGGGCCGGCGTGGCTCGACGGCGGCACGTCCCTGGTGCTGCGCCGGATCGCCACCGACCTGGACACCTGGGACGAGCTGGACCGCCCCGGGCGCGAGGCGGTGATCGGACGCCGGGTGGCCGACGGCGCGCCGCTCACCGGCGGGGAGGAGCGCGACGACGTCGACCTCGACGCCACCGACGACTCCGGCCTCCCGGTCATCCCCTCGTTCGCGCACGTCCGGCGGGCCCGCACCGACGACCCGGGCCAGCGGATCTTCCGCCGCGGCTACAACTACGACCTGCGCGACATGCTGGACGGCTCGGGCGAGGCGGGACTGGTGTTCGCGTCCTTCCAGGCCGACCCGGTGCGCCAGTTCGTGCCGATCCAGCAGCGCCTGGACGAGCTGGACCTGCTCAACGAGTGGGTCACCGCCGTCGGGTCGGCCGTGTTCGCGATCCCCCCGGGCTGTGAGGAGGGCGACTACGTGGGCCGGTCACTCGTGGAGGGATGA